A segment of the Catenuloplanes nepalensis genome:
CGGCAGTCGCAGCAGCCGTCCCATAGGTCACCACTCCCTCAGCGCACGGGTGACCCGCAGCTGGATCATGCTGATCACGAAGATGATCAGGAAGAGCGTCCAGGCGATCGCGGACGCGTAGCCGAGCTGGAACCGGGTGAAGCCCAGGTCGTAGAGGTACGGCACCAGCATCAGGCCGCCGTCCTGCACGCCGCCGACGCTGCTCACCCCGCGGAACACGATGTAGACGGCCTCGAACACCTGGAACGCGCCGATCAGACCGGTGATCACGACGTAGGTGGTGACCGGTTTGAGCTGCGGCAGCGTGATGTGGCGGAACTGCTGCCAGTCGGTCGCGCCGTCCAGCCGGGCGGCCTCGTAGAGCTCGTCCGGGATCGCGTTCAGCCCGGAGACGAAGATGACCATGCCGTACCCGCAGCCGCCCCAGACCGCCATGATCACCAGCAGCGGGACGGTCCAGCGCGGCGTGGACAGCCAGGAGACCGGGTCCGCGCCGAACCAGGACAGCACCGTGTTGGCCAGCCCGAAACGCTCGCCGGAGAAGATCCAGCGCCAGATCAGCATGACCGCGATGGTCGACGTGACGGACGGCAGGAAGAAGATCGTGCGCAGCACCCGGTCGCGCCACGACGTGCCGCGGAAGGCCACGGCCAGGGCGAGCGACGCGACCGTGGAGAGCGTGACCGTGCAGGTCACGTAGATCAGCGAGTTGACGAGCGCGGTGCGGAAGCGTGGATCCTCGAACCAGAGCCGCCGGAAGTTGTCCAGGCCGGTCCAGGACGGCGGCGTCACGCCGTTGAAGTCGGTGAACGCGAAGTACAGCGCGTTGAGCAGCGGCCAGATCAGAAAACCCAGGAAAAGCCCGGCAAAGGGCAGGAGCATGACATATCCGGGTACGGCACGGCGCCAGCGTGCTCGTTTCGCTGTGGTTTGTCGTGGTGTGACAGGCGGCTTCTCGGTCAGCACGGCCGTCATGACGTCCCTCCTCGTTTCCGGACGGGCCGCCGGGCCTCGTGAGCCCGGCGGCCCGGGACGTCAGCCGAGGTTGCCCTGCATGACCGCGGCGGCCTCGGCCAGCGCGGTCCTCGGGTCGGCGTTGTCGTTGACCACGGCCTGCAGCCGCCTGCTGACCTCGGAGCCGCTGGTCTCCCAGCCCTTGCAGTTGGGCGGGCCGGTCACCGAGTTGAGCGTGGTCTGCAGCGTCTGCTTCAGGTTGTCGCTCGCGTTCGCCTTGGCCAGCAGCTCCGGGCGCGGCGAGATGTAGAGCTCGCCGCCGCGGGTGAAGACCTCACGCTGCAGGATCTCCACCGCCTCGTCCGTGTAGAGCCACTTCACGAACTCGGCCGCGGCCCGCGGGTGCTTCGTGTACGACATGGCGCCGACGATCTTGCCGCCGACGAACGAGCCGGCGCCGGCCGGACCGGTGGGCAGCGCGGCGGTCTGCCACTTGCCCCTCAGCTCCGGCTGGCCCGAGTCGAAGCCGCCCGCCAGGTAGGACGCGCCGATCGCCATCGCGTACTCCCCCTTGGCCAGGCCGGCGCCGACGTCCACGGTCGCCTTCGGCACGCCGTACCTCCGGTACTGGTCGGCCCAGGTGGTGGTGGCCAGCACCGCCTGCTCCGAGTTGATCGTCACCTGGGTGCAGTCCTCGGAGTAGAGCGAGCCACCGGCCTGCTTCAGGTAGTTGAACCAGGGCAGCCACTCGAACGTGCCCCACTCCTCGACCAGCGGCGTCGCCACGCCGGAGGCCTTCAGCCTGTCGACCGCGGTGAACAGCTCGGCCCAGGTCGCGGGCGGGGCGCTCACGCCGGCCTTCTGCAACAGGTCGGGGCGGTAGTAGAACACGTACAGCGTCATGTCCATCGGGATGCCGTAGACCGCGCCGCCGGGCGAGGTGATCGAGTTCCACAGCTCGGGGCGGGTCTGCTGCTTCGCCTGGCCCAGGTCGAACCCGTTCAGGTCGACCATGCCGCCGAGCTCGCCGAACTCGATGCCCCAGGAGAGGCCGCCGGAGATGATGTCCGGCCCGCTGCGCGAGGTGGCGGCGGTCAGCACCTTGGCGTGGCCGTCGTCCCAGGCGATCGCCTGGACCCTGATCGTGACGTTCGGGTGGAGCTCCTTGTAGCGGTCCGCCGCGACCTGCACCGCGGCGGCCTGCTCGTCGCTGCCGGTGTTCCAGAACAGCAGCTCGGCCGGGCCTTCCGCGTCCTCCTGCGGTGCCGTGCTCGTGCCGGTGGTGGTGCAGCCGGCGGCGAGGAGCATCGCCGCGGCCACCGCCGCCAGTGATCGTCTATGCATCGCGGTGCCTCCGATCGATCGGGCTGGTATCGATGGGGGTGATGAGCCATCTCCGACCTGGCCGGTGCGGCCGGCCGACATGCATCAGCCGGCCCGGTGCCCGGGTCGAAAAGGCTCAACTGAAACGAGTAAGCGACGCCACCGTATTGAACGCAGCGATAGTCGTCAATGCTCGCTGTTGGTTCGCATTGACGAACGTGCGCTTAACCGGGCAAGCTCAGCAGCCGTGAAGCGACCCACCATCGCGGACATCGCGCGCCGGGCCGGCGTCTCCAAGGGCGCGGTGTCGTACGCGCTGAACGGCCAGCCCGGCGTCTCCGACGCCACCCGGCGACGGATCATGGCCATCGCGGACGAGATCGGGTTCAGCCCGAGCAGCGCGGCCCGTGCGCTCTCCGGCGCCAGCGCCCGCGCGGTCGGGCTGGCGCTCTGCCGGCCGGCCCGCACGCTCGGCATCGAGCCGTTCTTCATGGAGCTGATCAGCGGCGTCGAGGCCGAGCTGTCCGCCCGGTCGTTCGCGCTCACGCTCCAGGTGGTGGCCGACCCGGACGCGGAGATCGCGGTCTACCGGCGCTGGTGGGGCGAGCGGCGGGTGGACGGCGTGCTGCTCTGCGACCTGCGCGCGGACGACCGGCGGATCCCGGTCCTGGAGCAGCTGCAACTGCCCGCGGTGGTGATCGGCGGGCCGGACGGGACCGGCGCGCTGCCCGGCGTCTGGTCCGACGAGGCCGCCGCGCTCGCCGAGACCGTGGAATATCTCGTCGCGCTCGGCCACCGGCGCGTCGCCCGGGTCGGCGGCCTGCCCGAGTTGCAGCACACCCGCGTGCGCACGGACGCGTTCCGGTCGGTCTGCGCGCGCCTCGGTCTCTCGTCCTCCGACACCGTGACGTCCGACTACACCGGCGAGGACGGCGCCCGCGCCACCCGGCGGCTGCTCAGCGCGGCACGGCGGCCGACCGCGGTGATCTACGACAACGACGTGATGGCGATCGCCGGGCTCTCCGTCGCCCAGGAGATGGGCCTGACCGTGCCCGGTGACGTGTCCGTCGTGGCCTGGGACGACTCCCCGCTCTGCCGGCTCGTCCGCCCGCCGCTGACGGCACTGAGCAGGGACATTCCGGAGTACGGCGGGCAGGCGGCCCGGCTGCTGCTGGACGCGGTGTCCGGCGTGCGGGTCGCGGGGGTGCGGACCGGCACCGCGCACCTGACGCCGCGCGGAAGTACGGCACCGCCGCGCAACCCCTGAGGGCGTTCCCAGCGTGGATCTCGGTCCTTACGATGACCGGATGGGTTCGCACAACTGGGATGGGCCCGGGGATCCGGCCTCCGCCGACCGCTCCTGGCCGGAGGGCGAGGCCACGCAGGAGAACCGGCCGCGGCGTCGCGGCCCGTTCCCGCCCCGGATCATGCCCAAGTTCGGCGGGGCGCCGCCCACGGGCTCGCCCGTCGTGGCGCCGCCGCCGGTGTCCGGCGCGGGCACGCACCCGCACGGCCACAGCCACACGGCCGGGGTGCCGCGGGGGTTCATCGTGCTGGCCGCGCTGATCGCGATCATCCTGCTCGGCATCTGCGCGGCCGGCGTGCTGCTGGACGAGGGCGCCGACGGCCCGGTCGCGGCGGACGGGCCGGCCGGCCGGGTCGAGGGCGGCGGTGGCGGGCTGATCGGGCGGGAGAACCTCGACCAGGTCGCCGCGGCCGGGGAGCTGCTGCGCGAGCGGCCCTACCAGGTCAGCTTCGAGTTCCGGCGGGCCACGTCGCTGATCCGGACCGACGAGCCCACGCCGGTGCCGGTGGCGACGCTCACCTGGCGCGGCGAGTTGCGCAGCACCGGCGGCACCGAGCCGTCCTGGGACGCCCGAACCCAGGTCACCGCGTACGGCGCGGACGGCGCGGAGCTGGGCGTGGTGGACAGCCTCACGGTCGTCGACACCGGCGGCGTGCGGTACCTGAACTCCGCGTCGCACTCGGCGTCGCAGGCTCCCGCCGGCCGGCCGTGGACGGCCGCGACCGGGGCGGACCGGGGCACGTACTGCTGGCCGGCCGGCACGTTCCGGCGGGCCGACGGCGGGGTCACGGCGATCCCGCTGCCGGTGGCGGACCCGGTGGAGTACCTGGACGTGGAGTCCGCCTCGGTCACCACCGAGCCGCTGCCCGAGAACGCGACGCGATACCTGCTCGCCGAGGGCCTCACCGCCGGTGACCGGCTCGCCGCCGCGATCCACGCGCTGGCCACGGCCACCGGCGTGGACCTGCCGGAGTACTCGCTGGCGGTCACGGTCGCGGCGGACGCCACGCTGGCCGCGGTCGAGCTGACCGGCACCGGCACCGCGGACGGCACCACGCTCTCCATGATCGTCCACTCCCCCGGCACCGACGTCGTCATCACCCCACCCCCAGCCGGCCAGATCTCCGGCTGACCCTGCCTCCGGCTGACCCGCCTCCGGGCCGGCACGGCACCTCCGTGATCGGGCGTCCCCCAAGTCGTTGGAACGACTTGGGGGACGCCCGATCACGGAGGCTTTTTCAGCGCGGCGACCTCACGCCGCGTTGCCGCAGGCCAGCGCCGTCGGCGCACAGCGCGCTGAATAGCCCTCACGGGTTTCGGGTTTCGGGTTTCGGGTTTCGGGTTTCGGGTTTCGGGTTTCGCAACCGCCCACCCAACGTGCAGGGAGGCCGCCCGCGGCCGACCGGTGCCCGCGGGAGCATGCGGACTGCACCACGCCGGAAGTGGGAAAGCGAATTTCATGCTCTTGATCTGGTCTATGAACCGGCTCTTGATCTGGCTTATGAACCGGCTCTTGATCTGGCTTATGAACCGGCTCTTGATCTGGCTTATGAACCGGTTGGTGACGGAGTGGCCGAGCCCGACGGGGACTGCACGTCCGCCGGGGAGGATTCGGGGGTGGGTGCGGCTGGGATCGTGTCGCCGACCAGGTGGCGTTCCAGCGTGACCTGGGACTGGCCGGTGCCGCCGACCCGGATGTCGTCGTAGGCCTGGAGCGACTTGGTCTCGTCGAAGTAGAGGACCGACATCGCGAGCGGGACCGGCTCGTCGGACTCCAGGCCGCGCAGGCCCGCACCGCCGCTGGAGCCCTGGGTCATCAGCAGCGTGGACGCGCCCGGCTCCAGTTCGCGCACCTCGCGGTTGTGGGTGTGGCCGGCCAGCACGATCGGGGCGTCGC
Coding sequences within it:
- a CDS encoding carbohydrate ABC transporter permease; this translates as MLLPFAGLFLGFLIWPLLNALYFAFTDFNGVTPPSWTGLDNFRRLWFEDPRFRTALVNSLIYVTCTVTLSTVASLALAVAFRGTSWRDRVLRTIFFLPSVTSTIAVMLIWRWIFSGERFGLANTVLSWFGADPVSWLSTPRWTVPLLVIMAVWGGCGYGMVIFVSGLNAIPDELYEAARLDGATDWQQFRHITLPQLKPVTTYVVITGLIGAFQVFEAVYIVFRGVSSVGGVQDGGLMLVPYLYDLGFTRFQLGYASAIAWTLFLIIFVISMIQLRVTRALREW
- a CDS encoding extracellular solute-binding protein, whose product is MHRRSLAAVAAAMLLAAGCTTTGTSTAPQEDAEGPAELLFWNTGSDEQAAAVQVAADRYKELHPNVTIRVQAIAWDDGHAKVLTAATSRSGPDIISGGLSWGIEFGELGGMVDLNGFDLGQAKQQTRPELWNSITSPGGAVYGIPMDMTLYVFYYRPDLLQKAGVSAPPATWAELFTAVDRLKASGVATPLVEEWGTFEWLPWFNYLKQAGGSLYSEDCTQVTINSEQAVLATTTWADQYRRYGVPKATVDVGAGLAKGEYAMAIGASYLAGGFDSGQPELRGKWQTAALPTGPAGAGSFVGGKIVGAMSYTKHPRAAAEFVKWLYTDEAVEILQREVFTRGGELYISPRPELLAKANASDNLKQTLQTTLNSVTGPPNCKGWETSGSEVSRRLQAVVNDNADPRTALAEAAAVMQGNLG
- a CDS encoding LacI family DNA-binding transcriptional regulator, yielding MKRPTIADIARRAGVSKGAVSYALNGQPGVSDATRRRIMAIADEIGFSPSSAARALSGASARAVGLALCRPARTLGIEPFFMELISGVEAELSARSFALTLQVVADPDAEIAVYRRWWGERRVDGVLLCDLRADDRRIPVLEQLQLPAVVIGGPDGTGALPGVWSDEAAALAETVEYLVALGHRRVARVGGLPELQHTRVRTDAFRSVCARLGLSSSDTVTSDYTGEDGARATRRLLSAARRPTAVIYDNDVMAIAGLSVAQEMGLTVPGDVSVVAWDDSPLCRLVRPPLTALSRDIPEYGGQAARLLLDAVSGVRVAGVRTGTAHLTPRGSTAPPRNP